One genomic segment of Gossypium arboreum isolate Shixiya-1 chromosome 3, ASM2569848v2, whole genome shotgun sequence includes these proteins:
- the LOC108465119 gene encoding peroxidase 11, whose product MAISLQCFLVLICISIFSSTIAATDPPLTLDYYKSTCPNVFDIVKKEMECHVLSNPRNAAFILRLHFHDCFVQGCDGSILLDDTIELQGEKKASTNGLNSLKGFRIIDKIKNKLESECPGIVSCADILTIAARDAVILVGGPYWHVPVGRKDSKTASYDLAMENIPSANEGLLSIIAKFLYQGLSVTDMVALSGAHTIGMARCESFRARIYGDFEATSGKNPVSDSYLSELRSVCPAIIGSGDNNVTAMDNVTPNLFDNSFYHTLLRGEGLLNSDQELYSSLFGIETKSLVQKYAADPVAFFNQFSDSMVKLGNIMNSDRFINGEVRKNCRFVNT is encoded by the exons ATGGCGATTAGTCTCCAATGCTTCCTTGTTTTGATTTGTATCTCCATTTTCAGCTCCACTATTGCTGCAACTGACCCTCCTTTGACATTGGATTATTACAAATCAACATGTCCTAATGTGTTTGATATTGTGAAGAAGGAAATGGAGTGTCATGTCCTCTCCAATCCTCGCAATGCAGCTTTCATTCTTCGATTACATTTCCATGACTGTTTCGTTCAGGGCTGTGATGGGTCAATTTTGCTTGATGATACAATCGAGTTACAAGGAGAAAAGAAAGCTTCAACCAATGGATTAAACTCTCTAAAGGGTTTCAGAATcattgataaaatcaagaacaAGCTTGAATCCGAGTGTCCTGGGATTGTTTCTTGTGCTGATATCCTCACCATTGCTGCCAGAGATGCTGTCATCCTG GTTGGTGGACCTTATTGGCATGTACCCGTGGGAAGAAAGGATTCGAAAACGGCTAGCTATGATCTAGCTATGGAAAACATTCCTTCTGCAAATGAGGGTCTTCTTAGTATTATAGCTAAATTTCTTTATCAAGGTCTCTCAGTCACTGACATGGTGGCTCTTTCCG GGGCTCACACCATTGGAATGGCACGTTGTGAGAGCTTTCGAGCTAGAATTTATGGAGACTTTGAAGCAACTTCGGGGAAGAATCCGGTATCAGATTCGTATCTCAGCGAGTTGAGATCAGTTTGTCCTGCGATAATTGGATCAGGAGACAACAATGTAACAGCAATGGATAATGTTACACCGAATCTTTTTGACAATTCATTTTACCATACACTTTTGAGAGGTGAAGGGTTGCTTAATTCAGACCAAGAATTGTACTCCAGCCTATTTGGAATCGAAACCAAAAGCCTTGTCCAAAAATATGCAGCTGACCCTGTTGCTTTCTTCAATCAGTTCTCGGATTCAATGGTGAAACTGGGGAATATTATGAATTCGGATCGCTTTATCAATGGTGAAGTAAGGAAGAATTGCAGATTTGTCAACACTTGA
- the LOC108465120 gene encoding protein NSP-INTERACTING KINASE 2-like — protein sequence MSIRTEISVLVCCLVFSSLSTSGSPSNGVGSEVIALMGIKSFLVDPNGVLENWDEASPDPCTWSMVTCSADGQVIGLGAPSQGLSGVVAPSIGNLTNIQTVLLQDNNISGNIPSEIGKLSKLQNLDLSNNNFCGQIPTTFSHLKNLEFLRLTGNNLSGEIPASLANLTDLHLIDLSFNNLSGKIPILPAQVFNIEGNPYLYTKGTYMVDKGSLPNSSKAKLNKSGIFYVILILMVPYYYSHFWDSSFFI from the exons AGAGATTTCTGTTTTAGTGTGTTGTCTGGTTTTTTCCAGCTTGTCGACTTCTGGTTCCCCATCAAATGGTGTCGGCTCTGAAG TAATTGCTTTAATGGGAATAAAAAGCTTCCTGGTTGATCCAAATGGGGTTCTTGAAAATTGGGATGAAGCCTCCCCAGATCCATGCACCTGGAGTATGGTCACTTGCTCTGCCGATGGTCAAGTTATTGGCTT AGGAGCTCCAAGCCAGGGATTGTCAGGTGTTGTTGCACCTTCTATTGGGAACTTGACCAATATCCAGACAGT GCTTCTACAGGACAACAATATATCAGGAAATATACCATCAGAAATAGGGAAGCTTTCAAAGCTTCAAAATCTTGATTTATCCAACAATAATTTCTGTGGTCAAATTCCCACCACCTTTTCTCATTTAAAAAACCTTGAATTCCT GAGACTGACTGGTAACAATCTTTCTGGAGAAATTCCTGCTTCTTTGGCTAATCTCACTGACCTTCATTTGAT AGACTTGTCTTTCAATAATTTGAGTGGTAAAATCCCCATATTACCTGCCCAAGTATTCAA CATTGAAGGAAACCCTTACCTTTATACCAAAGGAACATACATGGTGGATAAAGGATCATTGCCCAACTCCAGCAAGGCCAAACTCAACAAATCTGGAATTTTTTATGTTATACTCATACTAATGGTTCCTTATTATTATTCTCACTTTTGGGACTCTTCATTTTTcatatga
- the LOC108465112 gene encoding uncharacterized protein LOC108465112 — MEDLITEIPPPSRFFQEDLNNFIPPSPSLASPFLVFSIPKPEKPLRPSLLIVALSSPSLYIFHHLSPKTLVGSLILPEVPFSGLSVEPSFRDKTCNIYSLNNGDKSTLLVSVQHGVSAERSHLVARLLIGGDIVPDRLLILDSIQSQNFRGKLSPDETYAFKLETLAERKGLGGSNVASSLLKGLDYFPSGSMIDGLAAALLSRCQLKNIKGTLCVSWPEFSSSVVALIRSLLQRNVLPSLDLSFAREMQDQYARFNLIKHQPYDTEMYT; from the coding sequence atggaaGATCTTATAACAGAAATCCCCCCACCATCTAGATTCTTTCAGGAAGATCTTAACAACTTTATACCTCCATCACCATCTCTTGCGTCGCCATTCCTTGTGTTTTCTATTCCTAAGCCTGAAAAGCCCCTTCGCCCATCTCTCCTCATTGTTGCATTATCTTCACCATCTTTGTACATCTTCCACCATTTGTCACCTAAGACATTAGTTGGAAGTCTTATCCTACCTGAGGTCCCTTTCTCCGGCCTCTCTGTCGAACCCTCTTTCAGAGACAAAACTTGCAACATTTATTCCCTGAATAATGGGGATAAATCTACTCTGCTTGTATCAGTTCAACATGGTGTTTCTGCAGAGAGATCTCACCTTGTTGCGAGGCTGCTAATTGGCGGGGACATTGTTCCTGACAGACTTTTGATTTTGGATTCAATTCAGAGCCAGAACTTCAGGGGAAAGCTCTCACCGGATGAAACTTATGCGTTTAAGCTGGAGACGCTAGCCGAAAGAAAAGGATTGGGTGGTAGCAATGTAGCTTCTTCCCTTCTAAAGGGTTTAGACTATTTTCCATCAGGTAGTATGATTGATGGCTTGGCTGCTGCTCTGTTAAGTCGATGCCAATTAAAGAACATAAAGGGAACACTGTGTGTTTCATGGCCTGAATTCAGTAGTTCTGTGGTGGCTCTGATTAGATCGCTATTGCAAAGGAATGTGCTGCCTAGCTTGGACTTGAGCTTTGCGCGAGAAATGCAGGATCAATACGCAAGGTTCAATCTAATTAAGCATCAGCCTTATGATACTGAAATGTATACATAG